Proteins from a genomic interval of Micromonospora sp. NBC_00389:
- a CDS encoding ABC transporter ATP-binding protein, whose translation MRGLSRNFGNLVVLDDVSFTLQAGRIAVVLGPNGSGKTTLLRCVVGADRPDAGEVLVQGRRADETDPQVRALVAAALDDIDFFPDLSVVEHLELVAYAHGGNADPVDEVLAELGLEPARDQLPVTLSSGQRRRLALASCFVRPRRVLILDEPEQRLDVRGRQWLADRLRREREAGTAVLLASHDPELIDAVVDERIEIGR comes from the coding sequence GTGCGGGGACTCAGCCGCAACTTCGGCAACCTGGTCGTGCTCGACGACGTGAGTTTCACGCTCCAGGCCGGCCGGATCGCGGTGGTGCTGGGCCCCAACGGCAGCGGCAAGACCACCCTGCTGCGCTGCGTGGTCGGCGCCGACCGGCCGGACGCGGGCGAGGTGCTGGTGCAGGGTCGCCGGGCCGACGAGACCGATCCCCAGGTGCGGGCGCTGGTGGCGGCCGCCCTGGACGACATCGACTTCTTTCCCGACCTGTCCGTGGTCGAGCACCTGGAGCTGGTCGCGTACGCCCACGGGGGTAACGCCGACCCGGTCGACGAGGTCCTGGCCGAGCTGGGTTTGGAGCCGGCCCGCGACCAACTGCCGGTGACGCTGTCCAGTGGGCAGCGCCGCCGGCTGGCGCTGGCGTCCTGCTTCGTGCGGCCCCGTCGGGTGCTGATCCTCGACGAGCCGGAGCAGCGGCTGGACGTGCGCGGCCGGCAGTGGCTGGCCGACCGGTTGCGCCGGGAGCGGGAGGCGGGCACCGCCGTGCTGCTGGCCTCGCACGATCCGGAGCTGATCGACGCGGTCGTCGACGAGCGGATCGAGATCGGCCGGTGA
- a CDS encoding DUF6297 family protein, with translation MTAPPATVADAPAGVPTARQVRSHLRRARRRHHDHSLGDVLGDAYVMVLFVGMYGWFAISASRDMLDSPTVGRADPGVRWWLAVAALLAAAGLAWRGLRALGPLLVTPATQSWVTSAPVDRRAWLAPRLVILLTGATAGTALIGVAVAALGGVTDLAVLGWAAAAGAGWGATALAFSVVAQGGRPGRRWPTLAGVVPLLAAAAVTALVVLAGRLGDGLPRPTASPTAALVVVGVPLAVAATVLALRALPRVDRATLTTGAQFANAAATATILLDPSMLAGLVESRRWRQIGRVRSRRFLPGPGWWALLQADVRRLRRHPSALLIWTALILVQYAAALALPGLAGAAQVVFGYFAADRLTGGLRSISRSPGLRRALGGSDAALRGIHVIVPAIGTGLWWLLTMPTVDGGPPWLGPALALGVVAAAWRAGTRPPIDYGGATVNTPFGMIPVDLLRQGSRGPALLAVLVLVRLFLG, from the coding sequence GTGACGGCCCCGCCGGCCACGGTCGCCGACGCGCCGGCCGGGGTGCCCACCGCCCGGCAGGTGCGCTCGCACCTGCGCCGGGCCCGCCGCCGGCACCACGACCACTCCCTCGGCGACGTGCTGGGCGACGCGTACGTCATGGTCCTCTTCGTGGGCATGTACGGCTGGTTCGCGATCAGCGCCAGCCGCGACATGCTGGATTCGCCCACGGTGGGGCGGGCCGACCCGGGGGTGCGCTGGTGGCTGGCGGTCGCCGCGCTGCTGGCCGCTGCCGGGCTCGCCTGGCGCGGCCTGCGCGCGCTCGGCCCGCTGCTGGTCACCCCGGCGACGCAGAGCTGGGTGACCAGCGCGCCGGTCGACCGGCGGGCCTGGCTGGCGCCGCGCCTGGTCATCCTGCTGACGGGCGCGACGGCCGGCACCGCGCTGATCGGGGTGGCCGTGGCGGCGCTCGGCGGCGTCACCGACCTGGCCGTCCTGGGCTGGGCGGCGGCGGCCGGTGCGGGGTGGGGGGCGACAGCGCTGGCGTTCAGCGTGGTCGCCCAGGGCGGCCGACCGGGCCGGCGGTGGCCGACCCTCGCCGGGGTGGTGCCGCTGCTGGCGGCCGCCGCCGTCACGGCTCTGGTGGTCCTCGCCGGTCGTCTCGGCGACGGGCTGCCCCGGCCGACGGCGTCGCCGACCGCCGCGCTGGTCGTCGTCGGGGTGCCCCTCGCGGTCGCCGCCACCGTCCTCGCGTTACGCGCGCTGCCCCGGGTGGACCGGGCCACGCTGACCACCGGCGCGCAGTTCGCCAACGCCGCGGCGACGGCCACCATCCTGCTCGACCCGAGCATGCTCGCCGGCCTGGTGGAGAGCCGGCGCTGGCGCCAGATCGGCCGGGTCCGCAGTCGCCGATTCCTGCCCGGCCCCGGCTGGTGGGCGCTGCTCCAGGCCGACGTGCGCCGGCTCCGCCGCCACCCCAGCGCCCTGCTGATCTGGACGGCGCTGATCCTCGTCCAGTACGCCGCCGCGCTCGCCCTGCCCGGCCTGGCCGGTGCCGCGCAGGTGGTGTTCGGCTACTTCGCCGCCGACCGGCTGACCGGCGGCCTCCGATCGATCAGCCGGTCCCCCGGGTTGCGTCGGGCGCTCGGCGGCAGTGACGCCGCGCTGCGCGGGATCCACGTGATCGTGCCCGCGATCGGCACGGGGCTGTGGTGGCTGCTGACCATGCCGACGGTCGACGGTGGGCCTCCCTGGCTGGGGCCGGCGCTGGCGCTCGGGGTGGTGGCCGCCGCCTGGCGGGCCGGCACCCGACCACCGATCGACTACGGCGGGGCGACGGTGAACACGCCGTTCGGGATGATCCCGGTCGACCTGCTCCGCCAGGGCTCGCGGGGGCCGGCGCTGCTCGCCGTGCTGGTCCTGGTCCGCCTGTTCCTGGGCTGA
- a CDS encoding dihydrofolate reductase family protein: MGLIHIELFATLDLVGQSPGGPEEDPVGFPYGGWQAPLLDEVAGAQVGAAYEGTDALLLGRRTYDIFAAYWPHQEGGEDNEIAALFNSVPKYVASRGRPDLSWAGSTQLGPDLAGAVREIRDRHEHVKVVGSLNLVQTLLREKLFDRLDLWVHPIVLGVGKKVFDGGAVPTNVRLLEPPVASPTGTVYLRYGLADGTPGTGDMSAPDRGAGRDG, encoded by the coding sequence ATGGGCCTCATCCACATCGAGCTGTTCGCAACCCTCGACCTCGTCGGGCAGTCGCCCGGCGGCCCCGAGGAGGACCCGGTGGGGTTCCCGTACGGCGGCTGGCAGGCGCCTCTGCTGGACGAGGTCGCCGGGGCCCAGGTCGGTGCCGCGTACGAGGGCACGGACGCCCTTCTGCTCGGCCGGCGGACGTACGACATCTTCGCCGCCTACTGGCCGCACCAGGAGGGCGGCGAGGACAACGAGATCGCCGCGCTCTTCAACAGCGTCCCGAAGTACGTGGCCTCCCGCGGCAGGCCCGACCTCTCGTGGGCCGGGTCCACCCAGCTCGGCCCGGATCTGGCTGGCGCGGTGCGCGAGATCCGTGACCGGCACGAGCACGTGAAGGTCGTCGGGAGCCTGAACCTGGTGCAGACCCTCCTGCGCGAGAAGCTCTTCGACCGTCTCGACCTCTGGGTGCACCCGATCGTGCTCGGCGTCGGGAAGAAGGTGTTCGACGGTGGCGCGGTGCCCACGAACGTCAGACTCCTCGAACCGCCGGTAGCCAGTCCGACGGGCACCGTGTACCTGCGCTACGGGCTCGCCGATGGGACGCCCGGGACGGGGGACATGAGCGCACCCGATCGCGGTGCCGGGCGCGACGGCTGA
- the pdxR gene encoding MocR-like pyridoxine biosynthesis transcription factor PdxR — MSRAKPRASERSISAGSDFLHLTIADAPPGGRADWLAARLRQAIADGRVPVGGRLPATRLLAADLGVSRGVVTEAYQRLTEEGHVTGRGRAGTVVVAAPPAPAAPAPAPAAAPAPAALFPPAPGSDIFDAVRAATATIDLTPGVPDLAAFPRADWLRAERTVLRHLAAADFGYGDPCGAPALRQAVAAWLARSRGIAVDPVEVIIVAGVSQALGLLAQALGSAGIDRIAVEDPGSLGVRQHLNNWRVDTPPIAVDDAGLRVDELAASGVPAVMLTPAHQFPTGVVLDGDRRRQLVDWARTGGLIIEDDYDAEHRYDRPPVPALRGLLPEQVCYAGSVSKLLAPALRVGWLLVPTRHREAVVAAKRNADLGNAVLPQLVLAELMTSGALERHLRLLRRRHIHRRDAMIAALARHLPTATVHGAAAGLHLMITLDDAVVDTELAAAVLARGVKVQPLSWHCQRPYRPGLVLGYAARTATEIEDGVATIASVLRRGR; from the coding sequence GTGAGCAGGGCCAAACCAAGGGCATCCGAGAGGTCCATATCGGCCGGGTCGGATTTTCTGCACCTGACCATCGCCGACGCACCGCCCGGCGGGCGCGCCGACTGGCTGGCCGCCCGGCTGCGCCAGGCCATCGCCGACGGACGGGTGCCGGTCGGGGGCCGCCTGCCCGCCACCCGGTTGCTCGCCGCCGACCTCGGCGTCTCCCGGGGCGTGGTCACCGAGGCGTACCAGCGGCTGACCGAGGAGGGGCACGTCACCGGTCGGGGCCGGGCCGGGACGGTGGTCGTCGCCGCGCCGCCCGCACCGGCCGCGCCGGCACCCGCCCCGGCCGCCGCGCCGGCTCCAGCCGCGCTCTTCCCACCGGCTCCGGGCAGTGACATCTTCGACGCGGTACGCGCGGCGACCGCGACCATCGACCTGACGCCCGGCGTACCCGACCTGGCCGCCTTTCCCCGCGCGGACTGGCTGCGCGCCGAACGGACCGTGCTGCGCCACCTCGCGGCGGCCGATTTCGGCTACGGCGACCCGTGTGGCGCCCCCGCGCTGCGCCAGGCCGTCGCCGCCTGGCTGGCCCGCAGCCGGGGCATCGCCGTCGACCCCGTCGAGGTGATCATCGTGGCCGGGGTGTCCCAGGCGCTCGGGCTGCTCGCCCAGGCGCTCGGCTCGGCCGGCATCGACCGGATCGCGGTCGAGGACCCCGGCTCACTCGGCGTACGGCAGCACCTCAACAACTGGCGGGTGGACACCCCGCCCATCGCTGTGGACGACGCCGGGCTGCGGGTCGACGAGCTGGCCGCCAGCGGCGTGCCCGCGGTGATGCTCACCCCCGCGCACCAGTTCCCGACCGGCGTGGTGCTCGACGGCGACCGCCGCCGCCAGCTCGTCGACTGGGCACGGACCGGCGGCCTGATCATCGAGGACGACTACGACGCCGAACACCGCTACGACCGGCCGCCGGTGCCGGCGCTGCGCGGCCTGCTGCCCGAGCAGGTCTGCTACGCCGGCAGCGTGTCCAAGCTGCTCGCCCCGGCGCTGCGGGTCGGCTGGCTGCTCGTGCCGACCCGCCACCGGGAGGCGGTGGTGGCCGCCAAGCGCAACGCCGACCTGGGCAACGCGGTGCTGCCGCAGCTGGTGCTGGCGGAGCTGATGACCTCCGGCGCGCTGGAGCGGCACCTGCGGCTGCTACGCCGCCGGCACATCCACCGCCGGGACGCGATGATCGCCGCGCTGGCCCGGCACCTGCCGACCGCCACGGTGCACGGCGCGGCGGCCGGGCTGCACCTGATGATCACCTTGGACGACGCCGTGGTGGACACGGAGCTGGCGGCGGCCGTGCTGGCGCGCGGGGTGAAGGTGCAACCACTGTCCTGGCACTGCCAGCGGCCGTACCGGCCGGGGCTGGTGCTCGGCTACGCGGCCCGTACGGCGACCGAGATCGAGGACGGCGTCGCGACGATCGCTTCCGTCCTCCGCCGCGGCCGGTGA
- a CDS encoding LysE family translocator, whose amino-acid sequence MTIPFLVTTLIVVVTPGTGVFFTLSAGLSRGARAGVLAAFACTLGVVPHLLAAMTGLAALLQTSAVAFEVVRYLGVGYLLYLAWSTVRDRSAFAATTATPPRSAARVILSGVLVNLLNPKPTLFFVAFLPQFVDTTAPGSTRSMLACGAVFMLLTFVVFSGYGIFAARLRDRVLTRPRVTDWLRRSVAGTFVALGVTLALTER is encoded by the coding sequence GTGACAATCCCGTTCCTGGTCACCACGCTGATCGTGGTGGTCACCCCGGGCACCGGGGTGTTCTTCACCCTGTCCGCCGGCCTGTCCCGGGGCGCCCGGGCCGGCGTGCTGGCCGCGTTCGCCTGCACGCTGGGCGTGGTGCCGCACCTGCTGGCGGCGATGACCGGTCTCGCCGCGCTGTTGCAGACGAGCGCGGTGGCGTTCGAGGTGGTCAGGTACCTCGGCGTCGGGTACCTGCTCTACCTGGCCTGGTCGACCGTGCGGGACCGCAGCGCCTTCGCGGCGACCACCGCGACGCCGCCCCGCTCGGCGGCCCGGGTGATCCTCTCCGGGGTGCTGGTCAACCTGCTCAACCCGAAGCCGACGCTGTTCTTCGTCGCGTTCCTGCCGCAGTTCGTGGACACCACCGCGCCGGGCTCGACCCGGTCGATGCTCGCGTGCGGGGCGGTGTTCATGCTGCTGACCTTCGTGGTGTTCAGCGGCTACGGCATTTTCGCGGCCCGGCTGCGTGACCGGGTGCTGACCCGGCCGAGGGTCACCGACTGGCTGCGCCGGTCCGTCGCCGGCACGTTCGTCGCGCTCGGCGTGACGCTCGCTCTCACCGAACGATAG
- a CDS encoding B3/B4 domain-containing protein, which translates to MQFQHSAQLRAAYPDLVAGVVLATGITPTADVAQQTAAYTAVARDRLAGGAESGFPEIQAWRRAYAAMGLRPTRYRCAAEALLRRLRLDDELPRLHPLVDLCNAVSAAYAIPVAVLDLDRVDGDLVVRPAHGDEEYLSFAGETEHPDPGEVTFADAAGRAHARRWTNRQSGWSAVRAGTSSVLIVAEALHSDAEADVTRLVAALVAELSEGWSAPTRAAVLTAAAPRFDVPAAGGTAGQAVSPGTRWR; encoded by the coding sequence GTGCAGTTCCAGCATTCCGCGCAGCTCCGCGCGGCGTACCCGGACCTGGTGGCCGGAGTGGTCCTGGCCACCGGCATCACCCCCACGGCGGACGTGGCGCAGCAGACCGCCGCGTACACCGCGGTCGCTCGCGATCGGCTGGCCGGCGGCGCCGAGAGCGGGTTCCCGGAGATCCAGGCGTGGCGGCGGGCGTACGCCGCGATGGGGCTGCGACCCACCCGATACCGGTGCGCCGCGGAGGCGCTGCTGCGTCGGCTCCGGCTGGACGACGAGCTGCCCCGGCTGCACCCGCTGGTGGACCTCTGCAACGCCGTGTCGGCCGCGTACGCGATCCCGGTCGCGGTGCTCGACCTGGACCGGGTCGACGGCGACCTGGTGGTCCGGCCGGCCCACGGCGACGAGGAGTACCTGAGCTTCGCCGGCGAGACCGAGCACCCCGACCCGGGCGAGGTGACCTTCGCGGACGCCGCCGGTCGCGCCCACGCCCGACGCTGGACGAACCGGCAGAGCGGCTGGTCGGCCGTGCGGGCGGGCACCTCGTCGGTGCTGATCGTCGCCGAGGCGCTGCACTCCGACGCCGAGGCGGACGTGACCCGGCTGGTCGCCGCGCTGGTGGCGGAGCTGAGCGAGGGATGGTCGGCACCGACGCGGGCCGCCGTGCTCACCGCCGCCGCACCCCGTTTCGACGTTCCGGCGGCCGGTGGCACGGCCGGTCAGGCGGTGTCGCCCGGGACGAGGTGGCGGTAG
- a CDS encoding MBL fold metallo-hydrolase, which translates to MRITRFTHSCVRVEHDGGVLVVDPGTWSEPRALVGADAVLVTHEHTDHVDVLRLAGLGVPVYAPEGARLPELAPLPVTRVAPGQRFTAAGIAVSAHGGRHAAIHEGQPDCPNLGYLIGDGLYHPGDALHVPDEPVHTLLVPAQGSWLRLDEAIRFAREVGADRAYPIHDAQINERGLASVAGWFGETIPGYRHLVPGDTA; encoded by the coding sequence ATGCGGATCACCCGATTCACCCACTCCTGCGTCCGCGTCGAGCACGACGGCGGGGTGCTGGTCGTCGACCCGGGCACGTGGAGCGAGCCGCGTGCCCTGGTCGGCGCGGACGCGGTGCTGGTCACCCACGAGCACACCGACCACGTGGACGTCCTGCGGCTGGCCGGCCTGGGCGTCCCGGTGTACGCCCCCGAGGGCGCCCGGCTGCCCGAACTCGCCCCGCTGCCGGTGACCCGGGTCGCCCCCGGGCAGCGCTTCACCGCGGCCGGCATCGCGGTCAGCGCGCACGGCGGCCGGCACGCCGCCATCCACGAGGGCCAGCCCGACTGTCCCAACCTCGGCTACCTGATCGGCGACGGGCTCTACCACCCGGGAGACGCGCTGCACGTGCCGGACGAGCCGGTGCACACCCTGCTGGTCCCGGCCCAGGGGTCCTGGCTGCGCCTCGACGAGGCGATCCGGTTCGCCCGCGAGGTGGGCGCCGATCGGGCGTACCCGATCCACGACGCGCAGATCAACGAGCGTGGCCTGGCCAGCGTCGCCGGCTGGTTCGGCGAGACGATCCCCGGCTACCGCCACCTCGTCCCGGGCGACACCGCCTGA
- a CDS encoding multicopper oxidase family protein yields the protein MSTLRRPLVRVLIGVLAGVLVLCGGGVAVVTWTLVRTTDTAGEVDFVRPLAVPPLAQSRLDDQGRRVFDLLARDGRRDFRGDGRLTRTAGFDGDFLGPTLRAKRGEQVRVNVVNKLGEETNVHWHGMHLPARMDGGPHQLVRPGATWSPTWRVEQPAATLWYHPHPHGATEEQVYRGLAGMFILDDDREAALPLPRSYGVDDVPVIVQDRSFSRSGQFTKSRNAIASIGALGDTVLVNGTVGPYLDVRTERVRLRVLNASTARTYDFGLSDDRSFALIGTDGGLLARTARLTRVRLSPGERAEIVVDVRPGERVTLRSTPPDLGIGGLARRSAGGADRFDVLQLRAAGTLTPSPPVPDALVPVDRLDPAAAATTRRLEFQGRDINGRSMRMDRIDFAATRDTTEVWEVVNSDGTPHNFHVHDVQFQLLSVDGAAPPPEMGGWKDTIYLPPHQPMRIVLRFTDHSDPNLPYMFHCHLLWHEDSGMMGQFVVVDPGQAPGRPPAHGGHGEHD from the coding sequence GTGTCAACCCTACGACGACCCCTGGTCCGGGTGCTCATCGGCGTGCTCGCCGGCGTGCTGGTGCTCTGCGGCGGCGGCGTCGCCGTGGTCACCTGGACGCTGGTCCGCACCACCGACACCGCCGGCGAGGTGGACTTCGTCCGCCCGCTGGCCGTACCCCCGCTGGCGCAGTCCCGGCTCGACGACCAGGGGCGCCGGGTCTTCGACCTGCTCGCCCGCGACGGCCGGCGGGACTTCCGTGGCGATGGGCGGCTGACCCGCACCGCCGGCTTCGACGGCGACTTCCTCGGCCCGACACTGCGCGCCAAGCGTGGGGAGCAGGTGCGGGTGAACGTGGTCAACAAGCTGGGCGAGGAGACCAACGTGCACTGGCACGGCATGCATCTGCCGGCCCGGATGGACGGTGGCCCGCACCAACTGGTCCGCCCCGGCGCCACCTGGTCGCCGACCTGGCGGGTGGAGCAGCCGGCGGCCACCCTCTGGTACCACCCGCACCCGCACGGCGCCACCGAGGAGCAGGTCTACCGGGGCCTGGCCGGCATGTTCATCCTCGACGACGACCGGGAGGCGGCGCTGCCACTGCCCCGCAGCTACGGGGTCGACGACGTGCCGGTGATCGTGCAGGACCGCAGCTTCTCCCGCAGCGGTCAGTTCACCAAGAGCCGCAACGCAATCGCCAGCATCGGCGCGCTCGGCGACACCGTGCTGGTCAACGGCACCGTCGGCCCCTACCTGGACGTGCGCACCGAGCGGGTCCGGCTGCGGGTGCTCAACGCCTCCACCGCGCGTACCTACGACTTCGGGCTCTCCGACGACCGGTCGTTCGCGCTGATCGGCACCGACGGCGGGTTGCTGGCCCGGACCGCCCGGCTCACCCGGGTGCGGCTCTCCCCGGGGGAGCGGGCCGAGATCGTGGTGGACGTCCGACCGGGGGAGCGGGTGACACTGCGCAGCACCCCACCCGATCTGGGCATCGGCGGGCTGGCCCGGCGCTCGGCGGGCGGAGCCGACCGGTTCGACGTGCTGCAACTGCGCGCGGCCGGCACCCTGACCCCGTCACCGCCGGTGCCGGACGCGCTGGTGCCGGTGGACCGGTTGGACCCCGCCGCCGCAGCCACCACCCGGCGGCTGGAGTTCCAGGGGCGGGACATCAACGGCCGGTCGATGCGGATGGACCGGATCGACTTCGCCGCCACCCGGGACACCACCGAGGTCTGGGAGGTGGTCAACTCCGACGGCACCCCGCACAACTTCCACGTCCACGACGTGCAGTTCCAACTGCTCTCGGTGGACGGCGCCGCGCCACCGCCCGAAATGGGCGGCTGGAAGGACACCATCTACCTGCCACCGCACCAGCCGATGCGGATCGTGCTGCGGTTCACCGACCACAGTGACCCGAACCTGCCCTACATGTTCCACTGCCACCTGCTCTGGCACGAGGACAGCGGGATGATGGGCCAGTTCGTGGTGGTCGACCCGGGCCAGGCGCCGGGCCGCCCGCCGGCACATGGCGGCCACGGGGAGCATGACTGA
- a CDS encoding archease, producing MQRSTQRGHRSVPHTADVRIEAWAPDREGCLAEAVTALVETFADTAGARPQTDTEFRLPPGDDEDLLVGLLDEVIFRLDTEGTLPLDCDVRPAEDGGLGVRWHSTGTDAVELVGAVPKAVSLHALSVGPDAAGWACAVTLDV from the coding sequence ATGCAGCGCTCGACGCAACGGGGGCACCGGAGCGTGCCGCACACCGCCGACGTGCGGATCGAGGCGTGGGCGCCGGACCGCGAGGGGTGCCTGGCCGAAGCCGTCACCGCGCTGGTCGAGACGTTCGCCGACACCGCCGGCGCCCGGCCGCAGACCGACACCGAGTTCCGGCTGCCGCCCGGCGACGACGAGGACCTGCTGGTCGGCCTCCTGGACGAGGTGATCTTCCGGCTGGACACCGAGGGCACCCTGCCGCTGGACTGCGACGTGCGACCAGCCGAGGACGGCGGCCTGGGGGTGCGCTGGCACTCGACCGGCACCGACGCGGTGGAGCTGGTCGGCGCGGTGCCGAAGGCGGTGTCGCTGCACGCGCTGAGTGTCGGCCCGGACGCCGCTGGCTGGGCCTGCGCGGTGACCCTGGACGTCTGA
- a CDS encoding RtcB family protein, with protein sequence MELVQESPYRFRIDRAAPMRVPGVVFAVPELLPEVGTDRALDQVANVATLPGIVDASYAMPDVHWGYGFPIGGVAATDVADGGVVSPGGVGFDISCGVRLLTAELDRAELSRVLDALMDGLDPAVPRGMGRGAVWQLADRAELDAVLRGGSRYAVEQGHGVPRDLARCEDGGVVSDADPEQVSDRAVQRGQGQVGSLGSGNHFLEVQVVEEVYDEPVAAAFGLRLGQVCVMIHSGSRGLGHQICTDHVRIMERVMPRHGIEVPDRQLACAPVESPEGRAYLGAMAAAANYARANRQLLAEAARRVFARVAGTGLDLVYDVSHNLAKIEEHERDGGTRRLCVHRKGATRALPPGHPDLPGDLRDAGQPVLIPGSMGTSSYVLTGVAGNPAFASTCHGAGRVRSRGEATRAARGQDVRRDLEGRGVAVRGASRKGLAEEMPEAYKDVSAVVEASRGAGLCRLVARLTPLGVVKG encoded by the coding sequence ATGGAACTGGTCCAGGAGTCGCCGTACCGGTTCCGGATCGACCGGGCGGCACCGATGCGGGTGCCCGGGGTGGTCTTCGCCGTGCCGGAGCTGCTGCCCGAGGTCGGCACGGACCGCGCGCTGGACCAGGTGGCGAACGTGGCCACGCTGCCCGGCATCGTCGACGCGTCGTACGCCATGCCCGACGTGCACTGGGGTTACGGCTTCCCGATCGGTGGCGTCGCCGCCACCGACGTCGCCGACGGCGGGGTGGTCTCGCCCGGCGGGGTGGGCTTCGACATCTCCTGCGGGGTACGACTGCTCACCGCCGAGCTGGATCGGGCGGAGCTTTCCCGGGTGCTCGACGCGCTGATGGACGGCCTGGACCCGGCGGTCCCGCGCGGCATGGGTCGGGGCGCGGTCTGGCAGCTCGCCGATCGGGCCGAGCTGGACGCGGTGCTGCGCGGCGGCTCCCGGTACGCGGTCGAGCAGGGGCACGGGGTGCCCCGGGACCTGGCCCGCTGCGAGGACGGCGGTGTGGTGTCCGACGCAGATCCGGAGCAGGTCAGCGACCGGGCCGTGCAGCGTGGGCAGGGTCAGGTGGGCAGCCTCGGCTCCGGCAACCACTTCCTGGAGGTGCAGGTCGTCGAGGAGGTTTACGACGAGCCGGTCGCGGCGGCGTTCGGGCTGCGGCTCGGGCAGGTCTGCGTGATGATCCACTCTGGATCCCGGGGGCTGGGCCACCAGATCTGCACCGACCATGTGCGGATCATGGAACGGGTGATGCCCCGGCACGGCATCGAGGTGCCGGACCGGCAGTTGGCCTGTGCGCCGGTCGAATCGCCGGAGGGGCGGGCCTACCTGGGTGCGATGGCCGCTGCGGCGAACTACGCCCGGGCCAACCGGCAGCTCCTCGCCGAGGCGGCCCGCCGGGTCTTCGCCCGGGTCGCCGGGACCGGCCTGGATCTGGTCTACGACGTGTCGCACAACCTCGCCAAGATCGAGGAACACGAGCGGGACGGCGGTACCCGGCGGCTCTGCGTGCACCGCAAGGGCGCGACCCGCGCGCTGCCGCCCGGGCACCCGGATCTCCCGGGCGACCTGCGCGACGCCGGGCAGCCGGTGCTCATCCCCGGCTCGATGGGCACCTCGTCGTACGTGCTGACCGGCGTCGCCGGCAATCCGGCCTTCGCGTCCACCTGTCACGGCGCCGGCCGCGTCCGCAGCCGGGGGGAGGCCACCCGGGCCGCCCGGGGGCAGGACGTGCGGCGTGACCTGGAGGGGCGGGGCGTGGCCGTACGCGGCGCGTCCAGGAAGGGGTTGGCCGAGGAGATGCCGGAGGCGTACAAGGACGTCTCGGCGGTGGTCGAGGCTTCCCGGGGGGCCGGGTTGTGCCGGCTGGTCGCCCGGCTCACGCCGCTCGGCGTGGTCAAGGGCTGA
- a CDS encoding SDR family oxidoreductase → MPQRYQNYPRAAVVTGADSGIGKACAVALAEAGFEIGITWYGDPDGADRTATEVRATGRRCEVSEVDLTRLPEAATVVDELADRLGGIGVLVNNAGTGASTPFVDTGWEQWREVLAVDLDAPFLCAQRAARRMRAAGAGGRIINITSVHEHAPRVGSAAYCAAKGGLGLLTRVMAQELAADGITVNAVAPGEIATPMTGQEDVDPYTQERPGVPVGRPGDAREVAAVVALLASPAASYVTGASWPVDGGMLLMGPQAAALTTDDWWSI, encoded by the coding sequence ATGCCCCAGCGATACCAGAACTACCCGAGGGCCGCCGTCGTCACCGGTGCGGACTCCGGCATCGGCAAGGCCTGCGCGGTCGCCCTGGCCGAGGCCGGCTTCGAGATCGGCATCACCTGGTACGGCGACCCCGACGGCGCCGATCGCACCGCCACCGAGGTCCGCGCCACCGGGCGGCGCTGCGAGGTCAGCGAGGTGGACCTGACCCGGCTGCCGGAGGCCGCGACGGTGGTGGACGAGCTGGCCGATCGGCTCGGTGGCATCGGGGTGCTGGTCAACAACGCCGGCACCGGCGCCTCGACGCCGTTCGTCGACACCGGGTGGGAGCAGTGGCGGGAGGTGCTGGCCGTCGACCTGGACGCGCCGTTCCTGTGCGCGCAGCGAGCCGCGCGGCGGATGCGGGCCGCCGGTGCCGGCGGACGGATCATCAACATCACCAGCGTGCACGAGCACGCGCCCCGGGTCGGCTCGGCCGCGTACTGCGCGGCGAAGGGCGGGCTGGGACTGCTCACCAGAGTGATGGCGCAGGAGTTGGCCGCCGACGGCATCACCGTCAACGCGGTCGCCCCCGGCGAGATCGCCACGCCGATGACCGGTCAGGAGGACGTCGACCCGTACACCCAGGAGCGGCCCGGCGTACCGGTGGGACGGCCGGGCGACGCCCGGGAGGTCGCCGCCGTGGTGGCGCTGCTCGCCTCCCCCGCCGCCAGCTACGTCACCGGGGCGTCCTGGCCGGTCGACGGCGGCATGCTGCTGATGGGCCCGCAGGCCGCCGCGTTGACCACCGACGACTGGTGGTCGATCTGA